GTGGCCAAACACACGGCAATCGCCGCCTTATGTTTCTTCTCCATCTTCAGAAGCAACAAGTTTGTGAAGCTCACCATGACAAGGAATATGAATGCATCTCTCAAAAAGTTTGGATAGACTGGACTGTAAAAGTTCATATCCGGAAATACCACTCTTGCAATCAACGCGCAGAGAATTAGGAAGGAAAGTTCCGAGTCACGAAAGCAATACGTCAGGTGATAAACAACTGTCTTCGCCTTCCCTCCTCTCAGATTTTCAGCGCTTATGCGTCCCAGCACTGTGTTGAATTCGATCAGTTGCAGTACCATTAGAGCGTACCACTGTGTTGAGATATCAACTATATTGAACGCTTTCATGAGCGTCAGAGCAAAGAAAATGCGCAGAACACTACTGCAGACACGAGAAAATATGTCACCCAGTGGCGTAGCGGAACGGCACCGCCTTGCGTGCACACCATCCAACGCACCGCACATGATAGCTACAACACATAACAAAGACGACATTAATATGGGCCCAGTTGCCGCTGCAGTGTGTGACTGAGGGGTTTGGTCATAGTACTCGCTGAGGATCTGGTATGACTGCACGGAGCTCATTAAACCCACTAATGTAATGGTGTTGGGTGCCACGGCCTCCGGCACAAAAGTGCTATCTAAAAAAACCCAAAGTGAGTGGAGCACCAACGTCACAAAACTAACGGGACGCGTCTCAACACTTGTATCTGCATGTGCGACGCGGTCCCGCTCCAgaggtgtaaaaaaaaaactgtggtCACTCAGGTAGTGGGATACCATTGACCACGTAGCTTCATCAGTTAACGTTCAGGAGTGAAACggcaaaagaaggaaaaaagaaagatatataCGTGCGTTAGGAAAAACGAATTCGAAAACAGAGGTAAAACGGCTTTTCAGCGGAACATTATATTCGAAAGTGTTTGCTCCTGATAGATATGCAAAAAACGATTTATGTGTACGCCCACCTACAGGTGCTTACACGCTTGCAAAAGTGATGCAATGCTGAGTTGCGgcagaaaaagagagcacTTCCGAATAGCCCCCTTCCTgccacatatacacatatacgctGTTTGAGAAAGAAACTACGAGGATACTTTTGCGTCATCATGTGCCTACTAGAGGTAGTGCATATTGacgtaccaaaaaaaaaaaaaaagcgtaaAGAATGGGAGCCAAACGTTTTCTctagcgaagaaaaaaaaagaaagagagagagctAAAGAGGGATATCTTAGAGGCAGTGACACTCGTAGACATTTAGACAAGCAAGCAAACACGGTAATAAATGTACATGGCATGAAGGAGTGCACAGAAGGCGAGTAGTCTGACCCGTGAGTCATGGGTACAGAACATATATGATTTCAAACGGTTATGATCAAGTATAAATGAC
This region of Trypanosoma brucei gambiense DAL972 chromosome 10, complete sequence genomic DNA includes:
- a CDS encoding cholinephosphate cytidylyltransferase A,putative, which produces MVSHYLSDHSFFFTPLERDRVAHADTSVETRPVSFVTLVLHSLWVFLDSTFVPEAVAPNTITLVGLMSSVQSYQILSEYYDQTPQSHTAAATGPILMSSLLCVVAIMCGALDGVHARRCRSATPLGDIFSRVCSSVLRIFFALTLMKAFNIVDISTQWYALMVLQLIEFNTVLGRISAENLRGGKAKTVVYHLTYCFRDSELSFLILCALIARVVFPDMNFYSPVYPNFLRDAFIFLVMVSFTNLLLLKMEKKHKAAIAVCLATRVVPLFNIFSFTNNNVFSLISGSLAVGLLSTEVHVSNVSGRRVHAAVICICVGSVFNDILSIGASILYVIGMMVDLSYSARIPLFAPVRNVFCDGVFDLCHAGHKNFLQNALHYGNRLIVGVCGDDECEAYKRRPIMTVDERVNEVKMCKFVSQVIRNSPVTGLTEEMIKRYNIHVVVCGDEYNRPDDTYYAVPRRMGILRTAPRTEGISTSLLIARIRDATEVELSRRDNASSRSTVMEGS